GTCTCAGAAGCATCTGGGTTGGGACCTAATGACTCacctgaagaaagaaaaggattaaGGTGAGGCAGGTGCCCAGTGAGGGCTCCCCGGGGCTCGTGACAACCATCAGCCTAGAGCATGAAGTCAAGCCTCTGGGGCTGTATCCTGTGCCCAGGACCTGTCGCACTCCATTCTGGCCCGGGGCTGGGCCTGCGGGACTGTCCATCTAGCATTGTCCCTCCCACCCCGGGAGCATCCTGCATTTCCTGTGGGGGTCAGGGCCCCCGGGTGTCCTCACCCCCAGCATCCTTCTGACGGCGTCTAACCGTGCCAGGACCCGTGGGGCCTCCTGAGGACACAGCATCTGCAGCTCCCCAGGTCTCAGGTGAAGCAGCTGGCTTCCTGTGAGGAACCTGAGGCTCTTCACAGTTCTGGGAACGAGAACGGGGAGCAGTCAGTGGCAGAGCGAAGGACCTGGGCCTGTGTATTTGGGGCTTGGTCTATTTTGGAGCATTGGATGAGAGGCTGTTTGAGCTTGGAGGCTGGGGTTGCAGAAGAATTCAGGGAATAGGGTATCTAGAGGTGAAGAAGAAAGATTCACATGTTGGCTTAAACCTATTTCAGGACTCCAGGGTTTGAATTGAGAAATGCCCTGGAAGAGAATTTTGTGGTGGGAAGGGGTGGCTGGCAGCTGAAGTTCTTCCCGAGCTCCTGGGGATCCTGCTCTCttccccaaggcagaggcttctcatttagtgctttaGGCCAGGCATGGACACTCCCATTCTTCTACTCTAACTCAGCAGGTGGGGGACACTGCGGGTCTTTTCTGTACCCCATATGTTCTGTGTCTCTGGCTTTCCTTGGCTATAATTTGAGTCCTTTGAAGAGGTTCTCCCGACACACCCTCTGTGGCTAGGCACTTACATGGTGGAGAAGTTCTCAGCCTGCAGCCAGGCTCTGACCTCCTCAGGCGTTGAGCTAAGTCGAAGCATTGGAGCCTAGAATGAGGGGAGCTGGGGGTCAGGggccatctcatttcattttttaaaaaagatttaattaattaattattttatggaGTTATTATATAtggaattataatatataatatattatatataaataatatatatttataaataaatatttatttatttgacagattttatttatttatttattagagagagggaacataagcagggggagcaggagagggagaagcaggcttcctgctgatcagggagccccatggggtGCTCTAacccaggatgctgagaccatgacctgagctgaaggcagacgcttaatgactgtgccacccaggtgccctcatcttATTTCTACCCACAGCCCCCATCATCTGAGCCCCTGCTCTGGGTTCCTGTCAAATCACTTATCTCACTCCATGGTTTGCTTCTTTGGTGGGGCAAGGCTTATTCTCTGCTCGGGCCCCATGATAAACTTGGCATGTAGTAAGCCTGTGATAGTACCGATGAACTTGAACCAGGACTATCTCCTCCACTTGTCATTGAatcctccctgctcccacccccgaCTTCTAGTTTCTGGATAGTCTAGGCTGCGTGGTACCCGAGAAGGTGACTGGCTCTGGCTCCTGGAGGCCCCCGACTGTAGGGGCTCTAGGATGTTGCTGGGAATGTAGCCGGTCTGTCCCTTCTCATTCTTCACCAGCCACCACCGCTTGCTCTGGTCCAGGACCTGCCGAGAGGCACTACCTCAGTCACCTGAACCTCTGtccacacccccgcccccgccccaacAAGGCTTTCTTCCTTCTTGCCATCCCCTACCCTTCTTCTTCCTATCTAGGCCACCCACCCCAGCAGCCACATACCTAGACCACCAACGCCAGGCTGCCTATGAATCCCACCAACCACCACCTCCTTTCCTAGGCTCAAGCCGATGCCTCACCTCCAACACCTCTTCCTGGGCCACAGTCAGTTCCTGTGGGTTCCTGGCTTCAAACTCATACAGGACTTGCATTTTCAGGGCTGGCCTGACAGGTCTGGGGCTGGAGGGCGCGTGGTTGGGGTCCCCAGGCTGAAGGTCATGGTGTGTCTCCTCTTGAGCGAAGTGGGAGGTGCTCCCTAACTCAgggctttcccccctccccccgaccACACACAGTCAGGATGGCTGAAGAATAGAACCATTAGAGACTGAGTCCCTGTCCCAGCCCCACGTGTCTCCTGCCTGGAGTCTAGTGGTGACTTCTCAGCTGCTGCAGGGTTTAATGGCAGGTCAGTATGAGACGGGACTTGGGGTGGGGTCTCCCACAGCTTGGAGGGGTCTGAAATGTCCCTGATTTCTGAAGACTCTGCTAGCACTGGACCTGTCTATGTCTGAGGTCTCCTCTGAGTGCTTTATACCTGAGCTTTGGGGAATCAGAGGCATGTGCAGGCTATATGATGAGAAGGATTGGAATCTGAGAAGGTAAAACACTGCTTTTCACCTAAGTTGGGCTGGGGGGCAAGTGACCAGCTATAAGTGAGCCCAGAGGGTCTCTGAGTTGTAGACTCCACGGATCCACAGGGTCAGtcccgcccctccctccccagaatCATACTGTACCTACTAAGCCCAGGGCATACCGGAGGGAGGTAGAGTTCTGGTATCCTGAGGGTGcctgtagggggaaaaaaaaacaaaaacagagcgaGCAGGAGCAGGGAGTCAGCCAGCATGGTGGTCGGGAGCTGGGGTATCagaccccagccctgctcccacaCACCTGCCTCAtatcccctcccctgcctggcgACCATTTAGGTCCAGGTCCCTCTGCGAACCTACCTTCCATGTCGTTGTCATGTGGCTGTGGTTTGGACTGAGAGGGCAGAAAGGAGCAAGAGAACAGGGCTTTGAGCAGGGCGCTTTGCGAAGCTCCCCTTACCTGGCTGGAGGGTTCTGGAAGCTGCCAACCATCAGAGAATGTGGGTTGGTAGGGCGGGGGCTCAACGCCTGTCCAGTCGGCCCTGAGGAGAGAACAGAGCTGAGTCCACTCTGCCCGGCTGTTGGATGTGGATAGGGAGGAGACGGCAGGACCCAGCCTCGGGATCTTCTAGGGAAGGGGGGACATGGCCTGTGAGCACAGATAAAAGGCCAGACACCCATACAGGGGCACATGGTGAAGCACGCACACCTCCCACTGTGTGGGTCTCTGCAGCCCAGCCTCACCCCGGCTGTCAAGTGCAGATACATCCACTTGGTAAGAACAGGCTGGGTCCTTCAGCGCAAGGACAGGGGGTTTGGATCAAAGGAGTGGAACCACAGAGTGTCGCAGCtggaagaccccccccccaaccccggggtCTCGGGCAGGGCTTCTCAGACCTGTTTTTCATATCTTGGCAGCAGCTCTGTTTCCTTTGGCTAACTCGTGGGTGGAACTCCACCTCGAATTATAGGACCTGCTATGCTTGAGTCTAAGGTGGCGACTGCTCCTTGCTTCCTcgccttccttccccctcctggCCCCCTGCACTGCCACTGCAGGAAGAGGAATCTCTTCCAAGGGCCTGTCCCTGGGGAAACCCCGCTCACCTTGAGGAAACTCCCTCCCTCCGTCACCAGGCCAGAGGGGAGTATTCCTTCTGGAACGCCCCAGGGTTACTGCTCCTCTCCCACTGTATCTCATATGCTTCCCATATCTGTGTTTCTCACTCTCTGGAGCCCCTCTATAGTGTCCCGAGTGCAGTGGGTAGTATATTGGAGGCAGCTAGTATCTACTAGTATCTACCCAATGCGCATGAATACAccattctttttcaaagaacctTTTTTAAAGGTTCCCTTCCTTTACCCTAAAAACATTCTCAAGTCTTCCCTTGACCCTGCATTagcagtcatttatttatttaatttcaggcAGTCATTCTAGCACCTTCTCTTTTCTGAGGATGTGTCTAGACACTCTGCCTATCTTTTCTTACCTCCaggtctttccttattttttgcaACCTGATTTTTAGCTCTGCTATTACTCTATCAAAactcattcttggggcacctggaggcttcgttggttaagtgtctacctttggcccaggtcatgatcccagggtcctgggatcgaatcccacagagtcccacattgggctccctgctcagcagggaatctgcttctccctctctttctgccttttccccctgcttgtgctctctctctatttatcatgctttctctcaaataaataaaatcttaaaaacaaaacaaaacaaaacaacttgttCTTCAAAAGTCCCAGTAATCTCCCAGTTGCCAAATACAATGGCCTTGTAGGGTCTACATGCTTCTAGATCACCACAGCATTTAGTGCCATTTGTAATCTCTGGTCAATTTGCCTATAAGCAAGTCACCTAAATATAATTTGCCAAAACTCAACTCGTTTGagggtttttacattttttgggTTCGTCTCTTTTCTGTATtgtctttccattcattcatttattgatttttggttatttgaagaaactggaaaatattttaggACACATCtgacttcattttatatttgaaatcataaacagggacagagaagagaacagaaattaccggggactggggagagggaggcatgggtacagagtttctgtttggcatgatgaaaaaagttctggaaacagAGAGCGGGGACAGTCACACAACACAAGGAACATAACCTAATGCTattgaattatatactttaaatggtaAATCTTATCTTATGTATGTTCTCCCACAATGAAATCAATAAACTACACTGAGTTTTAATTCATGTCTTTAGACAGATGGGGTGAAAATTCTTCTAATGAGGCTGCATAGGGAAGGGCTGCCCATCAGACAGAAGACTCACTAGCACAACTGgctgatttcttggttgactcctctctttctctctaaaaccctcttctctcctgcttttcatacctctccttttttgtttctccttttaactctctggaatttctcttggCCTCCTTGACCCTTTCCCTCCTTTGCCACCTGCATGGGGAAGTGTCCCTTCCTTCGCCTCCCACGGGCTGGGGTGAGCCTTGATGGTTTAAGTGAGTCCCTGGGGCTCCCTCTGGAGCCCTTCCCCCAAGGGGCTCCAGATGTCACTTCCGTGCTCACTGTTCTCAAACCCACAGTCCAGCCAGGACCTCTCTCCTGTGTTCGGGGGCCCCTCACTATCTGGGGAATGTTTCACCGAAGCCCCAGCTTGGTGCATCCCCCGCTGGTTCCACCTCCTGCCTGCTCCCCGAGGCCCTGGTCAGCGAGGCCTGACTGCGCTGTGGCCCATCTGACGGCCACGCCGCGTAGTGtggcttttttcctttccccaccctGGCCCACTGGTTGCTAAGTCTTAGTTGATGTGACATCAGCAGCTCTTCCATCAGCAAGCCTCCAAGTCCGGCTGGATTGAGACAAAGTTTTCACTTTGTCCTTgaccaaaatgagaaaatattttaatagcaaGCAGGCTGCCAACTCTGCTTTCTTGGCAAgagttgttctttctttcttcagtggtGTGGGTGATGGTGAGTGGCCAACTTttcgtttttgcttttttttaactgtttgtaCTTAGTCTAATAAAAAGTTGGGAACTCCATGTAGAAGTCATCCCAAATTTGATTTGCGTTATTTCTGGCGTGTGACAACGTAGAGCCTGCCATCTCCAATGTCCGGCCCAATGCCCCCATGCCCAGGCCTTGTCCTCACTCACCGGCTGGTGGTCCAGGCCACACCCAGCCTCTTCCAGAAGTCAGTCTCAGCCGGGCTGAGGCAGGACTGCAGCAGGTCTATGGCTTTGGGGGTGAGGAGCGGGGAGATCACTTGGGCTGCTAGGCCAGGCTCAGGGCAATGGGCCAGGATCTAGGGGAGGGATGGAAGGTGTCAGGAAGCTGAGGCTCTCCCAGGGCCAGACAGGAGGGGGGGAAGGGGCCCGCAATTCTGCGGGCTTCCCACTCTTGTAACACCATACTGCCTCAGGCCTCCAGCTCCATTCCTGTCTCCCCTGATCCCTGGTGTCCTCACACCAACCCAAGCCCATCTTGCCTGTTGAGGGGTTCTGTACACAGCAGGGGTGGTGTCTTGGAGTCAATGAGGAGGCCGTATTGTGGGGAGCAGGGTGCAGGCCCCACaacttccctctgccccccgcctTCTGCCCTGGCCTCTGCTCTGTCTTAACCTTAGCCTGGCCTTCTTCGTCACCCTGTGGTCCCCAAACTCACAGAGTCTAGAAGTTGGAAGAGGATGTGCACGAATTCAGGGGCGTTCCCCTCCTGCATCCAGGTGGCCAGCTTCCCCTGGGGACACAGCACATTATGGGCTACTACCCTTCAtccttccccaccttccccagcAGCCCAGGACCCTGTAACTGTTCAGGGGTTTGGGAGGGAGCCTGGCACTCTCCAAATGTCccaagaggaggaggggaggttcCCAGGGGAGAAGCTAGAGAGGGAAAGGATTGGGGTGTCTCCaagaccagagaggaggtggtttTTGGGGTGGGATGAGGGGAGGGCTGTGGACTTGCAAAGAGTCACATACTAGGAGGTTGAAGCTGTACTTGATCTTCTGGAAGCAATCCTCGTACTGGGCCTGTGTCATCACTGCAGGGGAGGGCAAAGGTGGTGGGCTGTAGATCATCCCAAGACCAcgcccccaccttcctcccctcccctgcagcccTCAGCACTCACCCCACTGATTCTTGCCCTTTTTCTTCCCCAGTCTCTTCTTCTTATGATTGTTCATTCCCTGGGCCTCCTTCAGCTTTCCCGTAAATAGCTCGATGTCCCTAAGGACGTGGTTTAGTATCTCCTGGACCCAAAACAACCATGCCCTTGAGTGGCCAGTTGGGCCCACCCTGTGACTCCCCCAACCTTGCCCCCAACCCTTTCCCACTGCCAACCAGAGTCTCAGGCCCAGCCAAGGGCCTGATCAAGCCTCCCTGTTCCTCCTCAGTCCCAGGTCTGCCGTGGCCATCCCAGGCCCGGGGCCCAGAGAGCCTCAGCCAGCACAAGACCACATCCAGTTACCTCATCCCTCTCCAGATTCACGGGGGATGGAGGCCGCAGCGGAGGAGGCAGAGTGAAGGTGCCTGGTTCTCGGACACTGGAATTGCGTGCCAGGGGCCTTGGGGATGGTGGCGTGCCTGCAATGGAAGGGGACCATGGcccagaaccttttttttttttttttaaagattttatttatttatttgacagagagagatcacaagcaggcagagaggcaggcagagagagaggaggaagcaggctccctgctgagcagagagcctgatgtgggactcgatcccaggaccctgagatcatgacctgagccgaaggcagcggcttaacccactgagcgcccGGCCCAGAACCTTTTTGATCTTTGATCCAAACCTTCTTTCCACCTGCCCTCATGCCCCACACTTACTGCACCCTGCGGTCATCCAGTAGGGCTGTTCTGGAGGGGACCCCTGCTCCAGTGGGGGTGCCTGCTCCTTGGGGAATGATCTTTCCAGAGGAGGCCCCCTCCATCTGTCTTGGCTGGGGCGATGGGCTCCAGATGGGGGTCTGCTGAGCACAGGATGGGAACACAGCTTAGACGAGGTTCTTGGGACAGAGGCTCTGCCCTAAGATCAAGGGCAGCACCACCCTCTCCAGGAGAGCCACTTGCTCTGCTCCCTGGTCTCCATCTGGACTCACCCTGCCTCATCTGCCTGCTCTGTGGGCCCTCTCGGTCCCATGTCAGTCTCCTGGCACATCTCCAGGGTTCCTTGGGCTCCTCCCCTGTGCCCATCTGCACCCTAGCCCCAGACTGGTCCCTCCCCAGTTCCAAGCCCAGGTCAGTGGAGCCACAGGCTCCTAGGATTTCCCAGAATTAGGGCCAGAGCCTGACCTACCCAGGCCCAGGCTATGAGGTCCTGCAGGTGGGCAGGGGGCACAGACCGCCTACCTTTGTTGTTGCTCCTCCTCCAGGGCCCTCTGCAGGCTGGTCCTTAGTTGCTCTGCCTGGAGGAAGTGGCAATCAGGCAGGCTGTATGTGTGTCAGCAGTGGGAGGTTTTCAGGGGGACCctgtacccacttcttccccaacCTCGCCCCTGGTCCCTCACCCCCACTTCCTGGCACTGGAAGAGCAGAGTGCTGGTGGCTGGCAGGCCCGACTCCTGCACCGTGATGGACAGGATGGAGTTGTAGGAGCAGGTGTTGAGCGCCGTGTCCATGGCCTGGATGCTGTCCAGGCGGTAAGAGTCCAGCTCCTCCTGGGCCAGACAGAGAATTCGGCCATGACGCCACTGAGCACTGGGGTGGCTACTGGGAACTCCTAACCTGGTCTGCCCCATATCTCCCTGTGGCCCGGGACAGGGTGTCGTCTTCCCTGACCTTGATGCTTCTGTCCCCCAAGCCTCCCTAGGCCTGGGTGTGTACTGTATATGGGGACAGGTGGCTGCTGCTTGGGACACAGAAGGGGTGGAGTCCATGCCCCGTGCTGGCTTCTCCAAAACCCATGTGTGCTGTGACCCACTGCAGAgtctggtggggtggggggtgctgacCTTTGTCTCAATGTCCAGCAGCTGGAGCCAGCCATCTCTGACCTGCAGGAGCAAGTCTTGGCTCCACACCCGGCCCTGGGCATCCATCTCCTGCAGCTTCCTCAGGGCATCTCTGGGGTCCTGGACTTTATGCGTCCCCAGCTTACATGTCATCAGGTGCTGAGGGGAAAGGAGGTTTGGAGAACGGGTGCGCAGGTGGTGGTGGGCAAGGGTGGGGGAAAGGCAGCAGAGGATGTGTTCCTGGCCTCCTTGTCGGGGAGGTCCCAGGCCATCCCCACAGAGAAGCCTTCGAGGGCTGATGGGAGACCAGGAGCAGCTGGGCTAGGATAGGGCCCCGGGTGTCAGGGTCAGATGAGCTGCGCCAGAGCATTCAGGGCTCCGGAGGAAGGATGTCATGAAGGATGTCATGGCCCTtaccagcccaggccagcagaggGGGCTGTTTGGTGGTAGATGGGGGCTCTAACAACCCAACAAAAAAAGTCTGAACTCCTATGGGTGGGATATAGGACCCTCAGATATTGTCTCTGGCTTTCTTTGCTCCCTTTGGGAATCCACTATCCCAACCTGGTCCTTCCCTTCACTGCCCGAGcatttcctgcctccctgccttggCTCACACTCTTCCCATGCCCAGAATGCTTTTCCCACTTCTGCTAGTCTAGCCCTTTCCCGTCTCCCAGGAAGATCAAGAGCTCCCTCTGAGTTTTGCCTGATGAAGGCCATGGTCATCTCGGTCTCACTCAGAGCCTTGCCCCGTGCGAATCCTATCATCCTGACAGGTGTTCGCTGTTACTCTCCCTCCTCGAGGagacctctcccttctcccatccAAATGCTACCTTCAAAAGCCACAATCCTACCCCTTGCTCTCTCCTCCAGGCCCTTGCTGGGGGGCCCGCCATTGCCTCCTGCTCCTGATGCCCCGCCCTGCTCTCTGCCCAGCCCTCAGCGCCTCTCTGGGAGTTCATGCTGCCTACATGTTTGGGATGTCTACACGACCTCATGCACATCTGGGACACAGCTCCTCTTGCTCCCACCTGCCAGGTCTCATGGAGCCAGTTCCCTGTGAGGCCCAGGACTCCACCTGGCTGAGGGGTGGGGAGCCCCGCCCCTGCTGCCCTGCAAGCCTCCAGATCACTGCCCCTGTGTCCCTACCTGCTTCTTTCCCCTGAGAGCCCAAATCTGCTGTCTGTCCCCAGTGTGTCAACCTGATGAGGTGTCTGCTTGTTCCCCCAACAGCCTTCCAGCCTGCGCTTGCCCTGTGGCATCCGCAGCCCGTCAGGCCACCAGATCTCACAGTGCCCATGCTGTCTGCCTGCACAAGCGGGGCTGGAGCCTTCCTTTCAGCCCCCAAGTAGCGCATGCCTGCCCTGGGGGCTCTAGCCCAGACCTCTTCCTGCTGAGACAGGGATCTGCCGGAGTCCTTGCAGGGACCGCTAGGAACCGCTGTCCTCCCACAGGCCGTCCTCCTGCTGCCGTGCTGGGTCCTGGGCAAAGAACACTGGCCCAGGGTTACTCACCTCCACCCTGTGCTGCAGAcaggtgggctcagaggagatGGCCTGCACGTAGTCCTTCCGCTGCACTGCAGGGGAGTGAAGCAAGGGGATGGAGGGCGAGGAACccaaggggtggggtggggtggggggctggtcagcgacggggggtgggggatgggacggggttggggggagacccCTGAGGGTGGGGGTtccaggagggaaggaaagagcagACCAGAGGGGACACTTACGGTAAATGGCTCTGCTGCTGGGCCGGGACATGCTGGCACAGTGAGAGGACTCCCAGAATCTACACTGAACCACAGAGACAGCCATCAGGGCTGGGGAGGAAAACACGAGGGCAGAACCGGGCAGGAGACGCGCTCTTGCAGCTCGCCCCTCGCTCAGGCCTGGGTCCTCCAGGACCAGACCCAAAACTTCTGGCTCCAGGGGCCTTTCTGGAACCATCTGCAGCCTTGAGTTCCTCCAAGGAGCCCCATCTtggctgggctggggaggctcAAGGCAGGCTCCTGACCTCCCATTTTTTGGTCACTAAGGCTCATTCCCTTGGGCTCGAGAAGACTGTATGGGCAGGCACCTGGGAACATATCCTGTCTTGGGCCTGAATGTGAAAGATGCCAGGTCCATGGGCTGCACCTAGCTTCTGGAGGAAAGGCAGCAGGTACAGCACCCTTCCTTGCCAAAACAAGCCTCTTGTCCAAGCCTGTTTCAGTTCTGCAAATCCGGAAGAGGTCGATGTTGCCCCTTAAGCTGCGGTCGAACTTAGGAGCGGTGTGTTGTGTGTGCCTATCTGTTTGCATGCTTTAATCATGGGGCTCTGTAGGATTTGCACCTCCCTGAATGTCTTAGATAATCAAGACTCCTGTCTCCTCACCTTTCCATACTCTGAACCCTCTGCCCAGAGCCCCCCCTACCCAGCCCTTGAAATCCAGCTCAAGGATCACCTCCTTCGTGAAGCCCCTCCTTGACCACCACTGCCCAGAGTGCCCTCCCGATGCCGCGGCCAACCTTGTATGTTTCTCACAAAGACAGCCACTCTGGTTAGTGTGTGAACCTGGGGCTGCACCCCTTACAAACACCGTATTTCACTTTCACTCCCATCGTATGGACTTCTTTGGCTCTACGCACTGTTCTAAGGACTTCACCCTCATCAACTCACTTAGTCCTCAAAACCATTTCACCCAGAGGGTGCTGTTATCGTTCCATTTACCCGATGGGGACTCTGAGGCTCAAAGAGGGTAACAGGCTTGAGGTCACCAGCGAGTATTTCCTGGAGAATGAGCCTAGCCCAGTCTGGCTGCACACTCCAGGCTTTAACTGTGTAGATATGTCTCTGTGTAGATATAACTCTGTAGATATGTCACAGCACAGGGCTGTGACCTGCAGAGGACAGACTTGTCTTGCCATGGCTGTCTCCCCAGTGCCTTCCCaacatggggcgggggggggttgtCTAGAATACACACAGGTTGAAAAGCAATGGAGGTAAGTATAGTGCGTGTGCATgcatgggtggggagggagtgaaCTGAGCATGTGGGTCAAGGGTAAGTGTCACTGGGATGACGTGTGTATGCATCATGAATAGGGTGTCAAGTCTGTGGGCACCATGCATCTCCATGCTGTGCCTGGGTTGTACAGAAACCCTGAAATATCCCGGGCAAAGTATAAGAGAGCAGCCCACACCTGTTTATTAGGACTGTTATGAAAATAACAAGAGGTTCTGATAAGATGACTCAGGGATGGGGAAATCAGTTGCTAGGAAACGAGTGAAGGATTGTGGAGGAGGTGGCTGGCTCTGTTTTCCTTGTTTGGGAGCACCGAGTCCCTTTGGAGGGGACAGGGCTGATGGAAGCCTGCTCTTCCCCACTCTACCCCCACCAGGGTGCAACACTTCCTGCTTCTAGGTccggaagagaaagaagagaaaatgagctCTGCCTTGGTCagccctactcccctccccccatgctagTATGTGGGTCCGTGTGCGCAGGTCTCCCGGAAATGTCTGAAGCTCAGAATCGCAGACGACAATAGAGGGGAGGCAGCTGGCTTTGGCCTGCTTTCCCCTTGGGGGAGGAGGTCTGTGGCCACCTAGTTGCCCCACGTATCCCCTGAACTTAGGGGTTTGGCTCAGGGAAGGTGTGTCTGCATCACAGACCCTGGGAGAAGACCAGAGATGCTTCTAATCCGGGCTTCTCTTGCCCTGCTTCCGAGCCAGCTAACCAGCCCGAGTCCCAAGCCTTTCTTGGGCTTGCTCTTCCTGGCAGCATTCGGGAACGGGCTGGAGACCTCAGTGGGGAAGACACGGACATGTACCCACCACCCAGGATCGCCTGCAGCTGAGCGGCAAACCCCGCCCCCATCCTCCAGAAGGCCAGGCCTTACCTGTGTCCGGGTGAGGTTTGTCTCCCCCCAAGGGGCTGCCGTTTGAGTCAGTGATGGGAGCGCAGCGGCTTCTCTGCCAGCAGCCCCAGACAGAGGCCCTGTGACCGGCTGGCCCTGGCTGAGCCGGCAGGCCTTATGGTGATGAGGCCAGGAGGCAGCCACACCTGTGCTCTTTGGACCCAGTGGGTGTGGCGGCTTCGTAGGCCAGCACCCACTCCATGCGGAAGCCAGGACCTATGGCAGTGCCAAGCTTAGCCAGAGTccccccaggcccagcctccccctctgctctcccccagtGTTTGGGTGtggccttctcttccctctgccttttgGGTTCCTCTGCTGAGGGCCCCAGTCTGCCTTAGGCACTAGGGCTGGGGCTAGAAGGAGAGGGCCCCTTGGCCAGGGAGGCCTGGCTTCTGTGGTCAGGGGACAGGTGGCTAGAGGTGGCCCCCTggggtttggggcacctgtgcCCGTGTGGGTGCGGGTACCACATGCATGGATGCATGATTGCGCCTGCTCAGTGGTGCCCGTGAGTGGGACAGGGATCTTGGAAgagctgagggggtgggggtcgCCAGGGGGTATAATAAGGAGGGCTGAGACTTCTCCCGGCAGTGCTACCTCATTCTGCCCTTTATTCTGTCTCCTCCCACCAGCAAGGAGCGCCCCCTCACCGTCCTTGCTCTTCCACTCACTTCTCACCCCCCGCCCAGCCAACACTGCCCTGGGTGTCTGGAGTCCAGGGGTTAGATCCTGGCCAGGGCCTTCCCCACTTGCAAGAGTCCATCAGGCACCCACCATTAGGGGCCCAGGGCTCAGGTACCTCCTGGGCTAGCCCCTAGCCATGGCCTCATGGGAACTGGCCCTCCAGGCCTCCCTGGGGCTCAGCCTGTTGGTCCTCCAGTTTCTTCCTGGATAGGACAGCCTGTCACCTTGCCTCCTCCAGTCCCAGCCCCAGCTTCATCAAGGCCGTAGCCATATTCTACCCTCGGCGCAGGCCCCAGTGCCCAGCTAAGTCCATGCTTCTGCCCCGCTCAGGATGAGCCTGCCCTTCGCATACTCCTCCCCTGATGTCAGTACAAGGACAGGAGGCTCTCACACAGAGGACtgtgggcaggggaaggggaaaggccCACCACAGAGATACACATGAATCTTAGGGCAGAGAGACCAGGAGCACCACCTGGCACCCTGGGCTCTTG
This Neovison vison isolate M4711 chromosome 2, ASM_NN_V1, whole genome shotgun sequence DNA region includes the following protein-coding sequences:
- the EPS8L3 gene encoding epidermal growth factor receptor kinase substrate 8-like protein 3 isoform X1, giving the protein MSRPSSRAIYLQRKDYVQAISSEPTCLQHRVEHLMTCKLGTHKVQDPRDALRKLQEMDAQGRVWSQDLLLQVRDGWLQLLDIETKEELDSYRLDSIQAMDTALNTCSYNSILSITVQESGLPATSTLLFQCQEVGAEQLRTSLQRALEEEQQQSRPPSGAHRPSQDRWRGPPLERSFPKEQAPPLEQGSPPEQPYWMTAGCSTPPSPRPLARNSSVREPGTFTLPPPLRPPSPVNLERDEEILNHVLRDIELFTGKLKEAQGMNNHKKKRLGKKKGKNQWVMTQAQYEDCFQKIKYSFNLLGKLATWMQEGNAPEFVHILFQLLDSILAHCPEPGLAAQVISPLLTPKAIDLLQSCLSPAETDFWKRLGVAWTTSRADWTGVEPPPYQPTFSDGWQLPEPSSQAPSGYQNSTSLRGESPELGSTSHFAQEETHHDLQPGDPNHAPSSPRPVRPALKMQVLYEFEARNPQELTVAQEEVLEVLDQSKRWWLVKNEKGQTGYIPSNILEPLQSGASRSQSQSPSRAPMLRLSSTPEEVRAWLQAENFSTITVKSLRFLTGSQLLHLRPGELQMLCPQEAPRVLARLDAVRRMLGVSH
- the EPS8L3 gene encoding epidermal growth factor receptor kinase substrate 8-like protein 3 isoform X2 translates to MSRPSSRAIYLQRKDYVQAISSEPTCLQHRVEHLMTCKLGTHKVQDPRDALRKLQEMDAQGRVWSQDLLLQVRDGWLQLLDIETKEELDSYRLDSIQAMDTALNTCSYNSILSITVQESGLPATSTLLFQCQEVGAEQLRTSLQRALEEEQQQRPPSGAHRPSQDRWRGPPLERSFPKEQAPPLEQGSPPEQPYWMTAGCSTPPSPRPLARNSSVREPGTFTLPPPLRPPSPVNLERDEEILNHVLRDIELFTGKLKEAQGMNNHKKKRLGKKKGKNQWVMTQAQYEDCFQKIKYSFNLLGKLATWMQEGNAPEFVHILFQLLDSILAHCPEPGLAAQVISPLLTPKAIDLLQSCLSPAETDFWKRLGVAWTTSRADWTGVEPPPYQPTFSDGWQLPEPSSQAPSGYQNSTSLRGESPELGSTSHFAQEETHHDLQPGDPNHAPSSPRPVRPALKMQVLYEFEARNPQELTVAQEEVLEVLDQSKRWWLVKNEKGQTGYIPSNILEPLQSGASRSQSQSPSRAPMLRLSSTPEEVRAWLQAENFSTITVKSLRFLTGSQLLHLRPGELQMLCPQEAPRVLARLDAVRRMLGVSH
- the EPS8L3 gene encoding epidermal growth factor receptor kinase substrate 8-like protein 3 isoform X3, with translation MTCKLGTHKVQDPRDALRKLQEMDAQGRVWSQDLLLQVRDGWLQLLDIETKEELDSYRLDSIQAMDTALNTCSYNSILSITVQESGLPATSTLLFQCQEVGAEQLRTSLQRALEEEQQQSRPPSGAHRPSQDRWRGPPLERSFPKEQAPPLEQGSPPEQPYWMTAGCSTPPSPRPLARNSSVREPGTFTLPPPLRPPSPVNLERDEEILNHVLRDIELFTGKLKEAQGMNNHKKKRLGKKKGKNQWVMTQAQYEDCFQKIKYSFNLLGKLATWMQEGNAPEFVHILFQLLDSILAHCPEPGLAAQVISPLLTPKAIDLLQSCLSPAETDFWKRLGVAWTTSRADWTGVEPPPYQPTFSDGWQLPEPSSQAPSGYQNSTSLRGESPELGSTSHFAQEETHHDLQPGDPNHAPSSPRPVRPALKMQVLYEFEARNPQELTVAQEEVLEVLDQSKRWWLVKNEKGQTGYIPSNILEPLQSGASRSQSQSPSRAPMLRLSSTPEEVRAWLQAENFSTITVKSLRFLTGSQLLHLRPGELQMLCPQEAPRVLARLDAVRRMLGVSH